A genomic stretch from Pseudoliparis swirei isolate HS2019 ecotype Mariana Trench chromosome 18, NWPU_hadal_v1, whole genome shotgun sequence includes:
- the LOC130208564 gene encoding proto-oncogene tyrosine-protein kinase Src-like isoform X2, producing MGAGKSKPKEPGQRSMSLDGTIGTGSDSGHFHHLSPAQQTQTPNRSPAVGTGRRGHQGHHQLAPTNTPELALFGGVDHTGTITSPHRGGVTTFVALYDYESRTASDLTFRKGDRLQIVNNTEGDWWLARSLTTGGSGYIPSNYVAPSDSIQAEEWYFGKITRRDSERLLLNLQNRRGTFLVRESETTKGAYCLSVLDYDNTKGLNVKHYKIRKLDSGGFYITSRTQFSSLQQLVFHYRKHSDGLCHALSDVCPVAKPQTQGLARDAWEITRESLRLDLKLGQGCFGEVWMGTWNGTTRVAIKTLKPGTMSPEAFLQEAQVMKKLRHEKLVQLYAVVSEEPIYIVTEYMSQGSLLDFLKGDAGKMLRLPQLVDMSSQIAAGMAYVERMNYVHRDLRAANILVGDGLVCKVADFGLARLIEDNEYTARQGAKFPIKWTAPEAALYGRFTIKSDVWSFGVLLTELATKGRVPYPGMVNREVLDQVERGYRMPCPSECPGSLHELMLSCWRKDPEERPTFEYLQGFLEDYFTSTEPQYQPGENL from the exons ATGGGGGCGGGCAAGAGCAAGCCCAAGGAGCCGGGCCAGCGCTCCATGAGCCTGGACGGCACCATCGGCACCGGCTCCGACAGCGGCCACTTCCACCACCTGAGCCCGGCCCAGCAGACTCAAACGCCCAACAGGAGCCCCGCCGTCGGGACGGGCAGGCGTGGGCACCAAGGGCACCACCAGCTCGCCCCGACAAACACTCCTGAGCTGGCTCTGTTCGGAGGGGTGGACCACACGGGCACCATCACCTCGCCCCATAGAG GAGGTGTCACTACATTTGTGGCGCTGTACGACTACGAGTCCCGGACAGCGTCGGATCTGACCTTCAGGAAAGGGGACAGGCTGCAGATTGTCAACAACAC agAAGGGGACTGGTGGCTCGCTCGCTCCCTGACGACAGGAGGGAGCGGTTACATCCCCAGTAACTATGTGGCTCCGTCAGACTCCATCCAAGCAGAAGA GTGGTATTTTGGGAAGATCACTCGGCGCGACTCCGAGAGGCTCCTGTTGAACTTGCAGAACAGACGAGGAACCTTCTTGGTGAGGGAGAGCGAGACCACTAAAG GGGCATACTGCCTGTCGGTGCTGGATTATGACAACACCAAAGGCCTCAACGTTAAACATTACAAGATCAGGAAGCTGGATAGCGGAGGTTTTTACATCACCTCCCGCACGCAGTTCAGCAGCCTTCAGCAGCTCGTCTTCCACTACCGCA AGCACTCTGATGGGCTGTGCCACGCTCTATCGGACGTGTGTCCTGTGGCCAAACCTCAGACCCAGGGACTGGCCAGGGACGCCTGGGAGATCACCCGAGAATCCCTCCGCCTCGACCTTAAACTGGGACAGGGCTGCTTTGGAGAGGTCTGGATGG GCACGTGGAACGGTACAACACGGGTAGCCATTAAGACCCTGAAGCCCGGCACCATGTCGCCAGAGGCCTTTCTTCAGGAAGCACAGGTCATGAAGAAGCTCCGGCACGAGAAGCTGGTCCAGCTGTACGCTGTTGTGTCTGAGGAGCCCATCTACATTGTGACAGAATACATGAGCCAAG GCAGCTTACTGGACTTCCTTAAAGGAGATGCAGGAAAGATGCTTCGTCTTCCTCAGCTAGTAGACATGTCTTCTcag ATTGCCGCAGGCATGGCCTACGTGGAGAGGATGAACTACGTCCACAGAGACCTGCGCGCTGCAAACATCCTGGTGGGAGACGGCCTGGTGTGTAAAGTAGCCGACTTTGGTCTGGCAAGACTCATTGAAGACAACGAGTACACTGCGAGACAGG GAGCTAAGTTCCCAATCAAATGGACGGCCCCAGAGGCGGCTCTGTACGGTCGCTTCACCATCAAGTCGGACGTCTGGTCCTTCGGCGTGCTGCTCACGGAGCTGGCGACTAAAGGCAGAGTCCCCTACCCAG GTATGGTGAACCGCGAGGTGCTGGACCAGGTGGAGCGCGGCTACCGGATGCCCTGCCCCTCTGAGTGCCCCGGCTCTTTGCACGAGCTCATGCTCTCCTGCTGGAGGAAGGACCCAGAAGAGAGGCCTACGTTTGAGTACCTGCAGGGCTTCCTAGAGGACTACTTCACCTCCACGGAACCCCAGTATCAGCCCGGGGAGAACCTATAG
- the LOC130208564 gene encoding proto-oncogene tyrosine-protein kinase Src-like isoform X1 yields MGAGKSKPKEPGQRSMSLDGTIGTGSDSGHFHHLSPAQQTQTPNRSPAVGTGRRGHQGHHQLAPTNTPELALFGGVDHTGTITSPHRGGVTTFVALYDYESRTASDLTFRKGDRLQIVNNTKKYSFREGDWWLARSLTTGGSGYIPSNYVAPSDSIQAEEWYFGKITRRDSERLLLNLQNRRGTFLVRESETTKGAYCLSVLDYDNTKGLNVKHYKIRKLDSGGFYITSRTQFSSLQQLVFHYRKHSDGLCHALSDVCPVAKPQTQGLARDAWEITRESLRLDLKLGQGCFGEVWMGTWNGTTRVAIKTLKPGTMSPEAFLQEAQVMKKLRHEKLVQLYAVVSEEPIYIVTEYMSQGSLLDFLKGDAGKMLRLPQLVDMSSQIAAGMAYVERMNYVHRDLRAANILVGDGLVCKVADFGLARLIEDNEYTARQGAKFPIKWTAPEAALYGRFTIKSDVWSFGVLLTELATKGRVPYPGMVNREVLDQVERGYRMPCPSECPGSLHELMLSCWRKDPEERPTFEYLQGFLEDYFTSTEPQYQPGENL; encoded by the exons ATGGGGGCGGGCAAGAGCAAGCCCAAGGAGCCGGGCCAGCGCTCCATGAGCCTGGACGGCACCATCGGCACCGGCTCCGACAGCGGCCACTTCCACCACCTGAGCCCGGCCCAGCAGACTCAAACGCCCAACAGGAGCCCCGCCGTCGGGACGGGCAGGCGTGGGCACCAAGGGCACCACCAGCTCGCCCCGACAAACACTCCTGAGCTGGCTCTGTTCGGAGGGGTGGACCACACGGGCACCATCACCTCGCCCCATAGAG GAGGTGTCACTACATTTGTGGCGCTGTACGACTACGAGTCCCGGACAGCGTCGGATCTGACCTTCAGGAAAGGGGACAGGCTGCAGATTGTCAACAACAC gaaaaagtacAGCTTCAG agAAGGGGACTGGTGGCTCGCTCGCTCCCTGACGACAGGAGGGAGCGGTTACATCCCCAGTAACTATGTGGCTCCGTCAGACTCCATCCAAGCAGAAGA GTGGTATTTTGGGAAGATCACTCGGCGCGACTCCGAGAGGCTCCTGTTGAACTTGCAGAACAGACGAGGAACCTTCTTGGTGAGGGAGAGCGAGACCACTAAAG GGGCATACTGCCTGTCGGTGCTGGATTATGACAACACCAAAGGCCTCAACGTTAAACATTACAAGATCAGGAAGCTGGATAGCGGAGGTTTTTACATCACCTCCCGCACGCAGTTCAGCAGCCTTCAGCAGCTCGTCTTCCACTACCGCA AGCACTCTGATGGGCTGTGCCACGCTCTATCGGACGTGTGTCCTGTGGCCAAACCTCAGACCCAGGGACTGGCCAGGGACGCCTGGGAGATCACCCGAGAATCCCTCCGCCTCGACCTTAAACTGGGACAGGGCTGCTTTGGAGAGGTCTGGATGG GCACGTGGAACGGTACAACACGGGTAGCCATTAAGACCCTGAAGCCCGGCACCATGTCGCCAGAGGCCTTTCTTCAGGAAGCACAGGTCATGAAGAAGCTCCGGCACGAGAAGCTGGTCCAGCTGTACGCTGTTGTGTCTGAGGAGCCCATCTACATTGTGACAGAATACATGAGCCAAG GCAGCTTACTGGACTTCCTTAAAGGAGATGCAGGAAAGATGCTTCGTCTTCCTCAGCTAGTAGACATGTCTTCTcag ATTGCCGCAGGCATGGCCTACGTGGAGAGGATGAACTACGTCCACAGAGACCTGCGCGCTGCAAACATCCTGGTGGGAGACGGCCTGGTGTGTAAAGTAGCCGACTTTGGTCTGGCAAGACTCATTGAAGACAACGAGTACACTGCGAGACAGG GAGCTAAGTTCCCAATCAAATGGACGGCCCCAGAGGCGGCTCTGTACGGTCGCTTCACCATCAAGTCGGACGTCTGGTCCTTCGGCGTGCTGCTCACGGAGCTGGCGACTAAAGGCAGAGTCCCCTACCCAG GTATGGTGAACCGCGAGGTGCTGGACCAGGTGGAGCGCGGCTACCGGATGCCCTGCCCCTCTGAGTGCCCCGGCTCTTTGCACGAGCTCATGCTCTCCTGCTGGAGGAAGGACCCAGAAGAGAGGCCTACGTTTGAGTACCTGCAGGGCTTCCTAGAGGACTACTTCACCTCCACGGAACCCCAGTATCAGCCCGGGGAGAACCTATAG